A stretch of the Candidatus Methylopumilus planktonicus genome encodes the following:
- a CDS encoding LON peptidase substrate-binding domain-containing protein, producing MTFYNLPLFPLNVVVCPKGIMNLRIFEPRYLDMTKTCLRENTSFGIVAVLPEKKAGMTDHLPFASVGTLVDILDADVSKEDLIMISCQGSNRIKVNGFTIQEDGLVIGEVSNINNDLQIPIPDDLKKVSESLKRLIESLPQQGISERDIPIMKPYEYENATWVSNRWVELLDIPLIDKQRLMQIDSPIVRLELINDAIN from the coding sequence ATGACTTTTTATAATTTACCTCTTTTTCCGCTCAATGTAGTTGTTTGCCCTAAAGGCATTATGAACTTACGTATATTTGAGCCAAGATATTTAGACATGACCAAAACATGTCTTAGAGAAAATACTAGCTTTGGTATTGTTGCAGTGTTGCCAGAAAAAAAGGCAGGTATGACAGATCATTTACCCTTCGCCAGCGTTGGAACCTTAGTAGATATTTTAGACGCAGATGTTTCAAAAGAAGATCTAATTATGATTAGCTGTCAGGGTAGCAACAGGATTAAAGTCAATGGATTTACAATTCAAGAAGATGGTCTAGTTATAGGCGAGGTATCAAACATAAATAATGATTTACAAATTCCAATTCCTGACGATTTAAAAAAAGTAAGTGAAAGTCTTAAACGTTTAATTGAATCATTACCTCAGCAAGGTATATCAGAACGAGATATTCCCATCATGAAACCATATGAATACGAAAATGCCACGTGGGTGTCAAATAGATGGGTTGAATTGTTAGATATACCCCTTATTGATAAACAGCGTTTAATGCAGATTGATAGTCCGATTGTGAGATTAGAGCTTATTAATGATGCAATAAATTAA